One genomic region from Parerythrobacter aestuarii encodes:
- the ubiA gene encoding 4-hydroxybenzoate octaprenyltransferase — protein MTEAAPPDIVPDTEHRGLVARLPQLPRDLAQLARFDRPIGWWLLYWPCVWGVWLTGTGWQLAMLAWLLLGAVAMRGAGCVYNDIVDADLDRKVARTAVRPVASGRVSKKLAWGWLLALCGIGLIVLLQLRWEAQLVALASLVLVAAYPFMKRITWWPQAWLGMVFTWGLPVGWAAFRLDNLDALAALYLGSACWVIGYDTIYAMQDREDDALVGIRSSALRMGAHVQGGVAAFYAGAIALWALGFWLLRADWIALLTLIPVAAHFAWQVATLDGEDGANPLERFRSNRWAGALMAAACYVVGNA, from the coding sequence ATGACTGAAGCAGCGCCGCCCGACATCGTCCCCGATACCGAACACCGCGGGCTGGTCGCACGGCTGCCGCAATTGCCGCGTGACCTGGCACAACTGGCGCGGTTCGACCGGCCGATCGGGTGGTGGCTGCTATACTGGCCCTGCGTGTGGGGTGTGTGGCTGACCGGCACGGGGTGGCAGCTGGCGATGCTGGCGTGGCTGCTGCTGGGGGCTGTCGCCATGCGGGGTGCGGGCTGCGTCTATAACGATATCGTCGATGCCGACCTTGACCGGAAGGTCGCGCGCACCGCGGTCCGCCCGGTGGCGAGCGGGCGAGTCTCCAAGAAGCTGGCGTGGGGCTGGCTGCTGGCACTGTGCGGGATTGGCCTCATCGTCCTGCTGCAATTGCGCTGGGAAGCGCAGCTGGTGGCACTGGCGAGCCTGGTGCTGGTCGCGGCCTATCCCTTCATGAAGCGGATCACCTGGTGGCCGCAGGCATGGCTCGGCATGGTCTTTACCTGGGGCCTGCCCGTCGGGTGGGCGGCGTTCCGGCTCGACAATCTCGATGCGCTGGCCGCGCTCTACCTCGGCTCGGCCTGCTGGGTAATCGGTTACGACACGATCTACGCCATGCAGGACCGCGAGGACGATGCGCTGGTCGGCATCCGTTCCAGCGCGCTGCGCATGGGCGCGCATGTGCAGGGCGGGGTGGCGGCCTTCTATGCCGGGGCGATTGCGCTTTGGGCCCTGGGCTTCTGGCTGCTGCGGGCCGACTGGATCGCGCTGCTGACGCTGATCCCGGTCGCGGCGCATTTCGCGTGGCAGGTGGCGACGCTCGACGGCGAGGACGGTGCCAACCCGCTCGAACGCTTCCGCTCCAACCGCTGGGCCGGGGCACTGATGGCGGCGGCGTGCTACGTGGTGGGCAACGCGTGA